A stretch of the Comamonas testosteroni TK102 genome encodes the following:
- a CDS encoding RNA polymerase sigma factor: MLAPQPAPDTPADEALMRSYAAGQATAFETLYARHSLRMWRYFYRNTGDAALADDLAQDLWFAVVDSASRYEVRSKFTTWLFTMAHNRLVDHWRRQRPGISLSADTQESLRLAESLFAASGFEPEQQLDRQLMAQAILAALARLPCEQRECFLLQVEADLTLAEIAQATGVAEETAKSRLRYARAKLRAALEELA, encoded by the coding sequence ATGCTCGCACCGCAGCCTGCACCAGACACACCCGCCGACGAAGCCCTGATGCGCAGCTATGCCGCAGGGCAGGCCACGGCGTTCGAGACGCTTTATGCCCGGCACAGCCTGCGTATGTGGCGCTATTTCTATCGCAACACGGGCGATGCGGCACTGGCCGACGATCTGGCGCAGGACCTCTGGTTTGCCGTGGTGGACAGTGCCTCCCGCTATGAGGTGCGCAGCAAGTTCACGACCTGGCTGTTCACCATGGCACACAACCGCCTGGTCGATCACTGGCGTAGGCAAAGGCCGGGCATCAGCCTGTCGGCAGACACGCAAGAGTCCCTGCGGCTGGCCGAAAGCCTGTTTGCGGCATCGGGCTTCGAGCCTGAGCAGCAACTCGATCGCCAACTCATGGCCCAGGCCATTCTGGCGGCATTGGCGCGGCTTCCTTGTGAGCAGCGCGAGTGCTTTCTGCTGCAGGTCGAGGCTGATCTGACACTGGCCGAAATTGCCCAGGCCACCGGTGTTGCCGAGGAAACAGCTAAAAGCCGCTTGCGCTATGCGCGTGCCAAACTGCGTGCCGCGCTGGAGGAACTGGCATGA
- a CDS encoding purine-cytosine permease family protein translates to MKSSSSTSANRALVPVTAQERVFAWRDHASLWFSLGVGLLVMQMGAFLLPALSPLHALIAIGIGSLIGAGLLGWVGKLGCDSGLSSAGLMHSVYGRRFARLPIVLNIIQLLGWGSFELVVMRDATVALGRQSGIMGAPYWPWLATLLWGGVILLLMSGSMTTLVRRIISRVALPLVIASLLWLSWQFLKMAGATGLGPLLAREGAGGMSMLSAVDLVIAMPISWLPLVADYARHGKSGKSALTGAWTGFAVANIWCYSLGVLVALTLPSEDLVTALLLAQGGLIALSLILIDEVDNAYGDAYSGAMSAHSLQPGWSVRRWGLLIASLCTALAMVLPMHSLEPFLLLLSSCFVPLFGVMLGRLAFGTDAVELMQKAPAVRWDAVAIWVLGIAFYHLLPYASTALGSALPTLALTFVVALATRQLQPRSVAA, encoded by the coding sequence ATGAAGTCATCTTCTTCCACATCGGCCAATCGGGCCCTGGTCCCGGTGACGGCGCAGGAGCGCGTCTTTGCCTGGCGCGACCATGCCTCGCTGTGGTTCAGTCTGGGCGTAGGCCTGCTGGTCATGCAGATGGGAGCCTTTCTGCTGCCAGCGCTCAGCCCGCTGCATGCGCTGATCGCGATCGGCATCGGTTCCCTGATCGGCGCCGGCCTGCTGGGCTGGGTGGGCAAGCTGGGCTGCGACAGCGGCCTGTCCAGCGCCGGGCTTATGCACAGCGTCTACGGCCGCCGCTTCGCACGACTGCCTATCGTGCTCAACATCATCCAGTTGCTGGGCTGGGGCAGCTTCGAGCTGGTGGTGATGCGCGACGCCACCGTGGCGCTGGGCAGGCAAAGCGGCATCATGGGCGCGCCCTACTGGCCCTGGCTCGCCACGCTGCTCTGGGGTGGCGTGATCCTGCTGCTGATGAGCGGCTCCATGACCACCCTGGTGCGCCGCATCATCTCGCGCGTGGCCTTGCCTCTGGTGATTGCCTCGCTGCTGTGGCTGAGCTGGCAATTCCTGAAAATGGCCGGAGCCACCGGCCTCGGGCCCCTGCTGGCCCGCGAGGGTGCGGGCGGCATGAGCATGCTCAGCGCCGTCGATCTGGTGATCGCCATGCCCATCAGCTGGCTGCCGCTGGTGGCCGACTATGCGCGCCACGGCAAAAGCGGCAAATCCGCGCTGACCGGAGCCTGGACCGGCTTTGCCGTGGCCAATATCTGGTGCTACTCCCTGGGCGTGCTGGTGGCCCTGACGCTGCCCAGCGAAGACCTGGTCACGGCCCTGCTGCTGGCCCAGGGCGGGCTGATTGCCCTGTCACTGATTCTGATCGACGAAGTGGACAACGCCTATGGCGATGCCTACTCTGGCGCCATGTCGGCCCACAGCCTGCAACCGGGCTGGAGTGTTCGCCGCTGGGGCCTGCTGATCGCGTCCCTGTGCACCGCGTTGGCCATGGTGCTGCCCATGCACAGCCTGGAGCCGTTTCTGCTGTTGCTCAGCTCCTGCTTTGTGCCGCTGTTCGGCGTGATGCTGGGCCGCCTGGCCTTTGGCACCGATGCCGTGGAGCTGATGCAGAAAGCGCCCGCCGTGCGTTGGGATGCCGTGGCCATCTGGGTGCTGGGCATTGCCTTCTATCACCTGCTGCCCTATGCCAGCACGGCCCTGGGCTCGGCCCTGCCCACGCTGGCGCTGACCTTTGTGGTGGCTCTCGCCACACGCCAGCTGCAGCCGCGCTCCGTTGCCGCCTGA
- a CDS encoding ankyrin repeat domain-containing protein, with amino-acid sequence MNQPVRARGSASLTTRLTIALTASAAVTLLTACQSGTSANAAAATPAAATAAKAGDPQMLGQQLLAAAAQGDAVAVRNLLAGNAPVDVQDARGNTPLLLATAANHIEVARSLLMHGASPNIQNQMQDSAYLLAGAQGRLEIVRMTISYGADLKSTNRYGGTALIPACERGHLETAHALITAGVDVNHVNRLGWTCLMEAVVLSDGGPRHQAIIQALIEAKADLNLPDKDGVTALAHARQRGQQAVVQLLRAAGAR; translated from the coding sequence ATGAACCAGCCAGTCCGCGCCCGTGGGAGCGCCTCGTTGACTACCCGATTGACGATTGCATTGACGGCTTCGGCCGCAGTGACGCTGCTCACGGCCTGCCAGAGCGGCACGTCGGCGAATGCTGCCGCTGCAACACCTGCCGCTGCTACGGCGGCAAAAGCCGGGGACCCGCAGATGCTAGGCCAGCAATTGCTGGCCGCTGCCGCGCAGGGCGATGCCGTGGCGGTGCGCAATCTGCTGGCTGGCAACGCGCCCGTCGACGTGCAGGACGCCCGAGGCAATACCCCGTTGCTGCTGGCCACGGCAGCCAACCATATCGAGGTGGCACGCTCGCTGCTGATGCATGGTGCCAGTCCCAATATCCAGAACCAGATGCAGGACAGCGCCTATCTGTTGGCCGGCGCGCAGGGCCGGCTGGAGATTGTGCGCATGACGATTTCCTATGGCGCCGATCTCAAGAGCACCAACCGCTATGGCGGCACGGCCCTGATTCCGGCCTGCGAGCGCGGCCATCTGGAAACAGCCCATGCGCTGATCACGGCAGGTGTGGATGTGAACCATGTCAACCGGCTGGGCTGGACCTGTCTGATGGAAGCTGTGGTGCTCAGCGATGGCGGGCCGCGCCATCAGGCCATCATCCAGGCCTTGATCGAAGCGAAAGCGGATCTGAACCTGCCCGACAAGGATGGGGTGACGGCCCTGGCCCATGCACGCCAGCGCGGGCAGCAGGCCGTCGTGCAGCTGCTGCGGGCGGCGGGCGCCAGATGA
- a CDS encoding SH3 domain-containing protein, which yields MSCNRWIRTAATSSLIALGALTAGLLPALAQAQEFVSIKGKTVNVREQPNTRSATLWELSKGYPLQVTQRKGQWLRVKDYESTLGWVHAPLTSKSPHMVVTARTANLRSGPGQKHNRVGKLEQYEVLQTLKKQGSWAQVQRSNGQSGWVAKNLVWGW from the coding sequence GTGTCTTGCAACCGCTGGATCCGCACCGCCGCCACTTCAAGTCTGATCGCGCTGGGTGCGCTCACCGCCGGCCTGCTGCCGGCCCTCGCACAAGCCCAGGAATTCGTCAGCATCAAGGGCAAGACCGTGAATGTGCGCGAGCAGCCCAACACCCGCTCCGCCACCCTCTGGGAACTGAGCAAGGGCTACCCACTGCAAGTCACCCAGCGCAAAGGCCAGTGGCTGCGTGTGAAGGACTATGAGTCCACACTGGGCTGGGTCCACGCCCCGCTGACCAGCAAGAGCCCGCATATGGTGGTGACGGCACGCACGGCCAATCTGCGCTCCGGCCCCGGCCAGAAGCACAACCGGGTCGGCAAGCTGGAGCAATATGAGGTATTGCAGACGCTGAAAAAGCAAGGTAGCTGGGCCCAGGTCCAGCGCAGCAACGGCCAGAGCGGCTGGGTAGCCAAGAATCTGGTCTGGGGCTGGTAA
- the thiD gene encoding bifunctional hydroxymethylpyrimidine kinase/phosphomethylpyrimidine kinase, giving the protein MTVIAPSSISGAAKKRYARVLSIAGSDSGGGAGIQADLKTCAALGCYGMTAITAITVQNTLGVTGIHGIPLDTVRGQIDAVVQDIGVDAVKIGMLATPDVVSVVADAIRRHQIRNVVLDPVMVATSGDRLIVPETAQALVRELFPLATVITPNLDEAALLLGRSIDGIAALDAAVADLLAMGAPAVLLKGGHLSGDLVMDVLGRQGQQASDYLRLQSQRIVTHNGHGTGCTLSSAIASFLAQGLALEAAVTEARRYILGAIEAGAEVYTGQGHGPLNHGYAPRAQLIVEG; this is encoded by the coding sequence ATGACAGTGATTGCTCCTTCCTCTATCTCTGGCGCCGCAAAAAAGCGCTATGCACGCGTGCTCTCCATCGCCGGCTCGGACAGCGGCGGTGGCGCCGGCATCCAGGCCGATCTCAAGACCTGTGCGGCCCTGGGCTGCTATGGCATGACGGCGATCACGGCCATCACCGTGCAGAACACGCTGGGCGTGACGGGCATTCACGGCATTCCGCTGGATACCGTGCGCGGCCAGATCGATGCCGTTGTGCAAGACATAGGCGTCGATGCGGTCAAGATCGGCATGCTGGCAACCCCCGATGTGGTGAGCGTGGTGGCGGATGCGATCCGTCGCCACCAGATCAGGAATGTGGTGCTGGACCCCGTGATGGTGGCCACCAGCGGCGATCGCCTGATCGTTCCCGAGACGGCCCAGGCGCTGGTGCGGGAGCTGTTCCCGCTGGCGACGGTGATTACCCCCAATCTGGATGAAGCAGCTTTGCTGCTGGGTCGCAGCATCGACGGCATTGCCGCGCTGGATGCGGCCGTGGCCGATCTGCTGGCCATGGGGGCGCCTGCGGTGCTGCTCAAGGGCGGGCATCTGAGCGGCGATCTGGTCATGGATGTGCTGGGTCGGCAAGGCCAGCAAGCCAGCGACTATCTGCGTCTGCAGTCGCAGCGCATCGTCACCCATAACGGCCATGGCACGGGCTGCACGCTTTCGTCGGCGATTGCCTCCTTCCTGGCCCAGGGGCTGGCACTGGAGGCCGCAGTGACCGAGGCGCGGCGCTATATCCTGGGCGCCATCGAGGCGGGAGCCGAGGTCTACACCGGCCAGGGCCACGGCCCCCTCAACCACGGCTATGCGCCGCGCGCGCAGCTGATCGTCGAAGGCTGA